The Sphaerisporangium siamense genome includes the window TGTACGTCAGGGTCTCGTCGCCGCCGATGGTGGCGGCGGTGGCCACGGTGCCCCAGGCCGAGCCGCTCCACTTCTCCAGGTACAGGTCGAAGTTGGCGGCGTCCGGTCCGTCCAGGCATCCCCGGTGCGTCCCGGAGGCGCCGGTGTAGTACCAGTTGCCGTCGGGCTGGTAGGCGGTGGCGCCGGAGGCCAGCGTGCCGGTGCGCCGCTGTCCGAGGGCGTCGCACGGGCCCGGCGGAGTGCCGCCCGCCTTCGCGGCGATCGCCCGGTCCATCACGTCCAGGCCGACCAGGTTGAAGGGACGGCCGAGCACCCGCATCAGCGAGTTCTCCGACGGCCGGTAGATGCCGTACTCGTACTGGCTGCCGCCCTGGTAGGCGCCGATCACTCCCCCGTCCGGGGTGGCCCGCCCGATGTAGGACGCCCACTTCGCGCCGGACGCCGAGGTGGTGACGTTGGGCTCGCCCGGCTCGCCACCCGGGTAGGTGGTGCCCGCCGTGTAGTACTCGTCGGCGAGCCCGCCGATCGAGTGGCCGAACTCGTGGATGGCGATCTGGCCCGACTGGGCGTTGCCGCCGGAGGCGGTGGAGATGCCGCTGTAACCCGCGCCGCCGTAGGTCGTGCTGTTGCCCAGCGCCAGGATCACGTCCACCTGGGGCGCCGCCGCGGCGTACGCCTGGGCCTTGGCCGTGTCCAGGCACAGCAGCCGGGCCGTGCCGGCGCAGTAGAAGGTCATGTCCAGCGCCGTGTCACGGGTCGTGCCATAGGGGTCGTTGTCCACGCCGGACTGGTTGGACACCACGTTGACCAGCCACACGTTGAAAGAGTTCTTGTACTTCTTGAACGGCTCGACCGCCGCCACCTCGGCCCACTTGGACTCGGCGTGCTGGCGCAGCAGTCCCATCTGCGCGGCGGTGTAGCCGTCGCCGATGATGACCAGGTCGAAGCGCTGCGCGGACGGCCCCGTCTCCTGCAGGGGGATCACCTCGGCCGCGGCGGCCTTCTGGACCAGCTCGCGGCTGAGGGCGGCGGGTTTGCGCGCGGGGACCAGGACGCGGCTTATGGTGCCGTCGGGCGAGAACACCTCCCGCCATTCCTTCTCGGCGACCGGCCCGGCGTGGGCGGGGGCCGCCGGGAGGGTCGGGGATAAAAGGGCCGCGGCGGTCAGTGCCACCGCGGCCAGGCGTGTGAATCGTCCGGGCATGTCGGCGCCTCCTCGGGAGAGAAAGGGGGACGGCGCCGCCCCTTCCAA containing:
- a CDS encoding M64 family metallopeptidase, producing the protein MPGRFTRLAAVALTAAALLSPTLPAAPAHAGPVAEKEWREVFSPDGTISRVLVPARKPAALSRELVQKAAAAEVIPLQETGPSAQRFDLVIIGDGYTAAQMGLLRQHAESKWAEVAAVEPFKKYKNSFNVWLVNVVSNQSGVDNDPYGTTRDTALDMTFYCAGTARLLCLDTAKAQAYAAAAPQVDVILALGNSTTYGGAGYSGISTASGGNAQSGQIAIHEFGHSIGGLADEYYTAGTTYPGGEPGEPNVTTSASGAKWASYIGRATPDGGVIGAYQGGSQYEYGIYRPSENSLMRVLGRPFNLVGLDVMDRAIAAKAGGTPPGPCDALGQRRTGTLASGATAYQPDGNWYYTGASGTHRGCLDGPDAANFDLYLEKWSGSAWGTVATAATIGGDETLTYSGTAGYYRYRIVAGSGSGPYTLGYDVP